The DNA window CAAAGAAAATTCCCCCTCCGAAACCAAAACGGAATCCTAATACTCAACTTAGCACGTCTTTCGATGAAACCTACATCAAAAAGCATGTGCCAAGGAGAACCTCTCTCCCGCGAGATTCATCCCTGTCCCAGGTTTGCAGCCCCGCGGCAGACCCCGAAGAAGAGGAGCCTGTGTACATCGAGATGGTGGGGAACATCCTCAGAGACTTCAGGAAGGAAGAGGATGACCAGAGCGAGGCTGTGTATGAGGAGATGAAATATCCCATTTTCGACGACCTGGGCCATGATTCCAAATGTGACTTTGATCATCACAGTTGCTCTTCGCAGTGTGCTACTCCCACGGTGCCTGACCTGGACTTTGTCAAGTCTTCAGGACCATGTACTCCCAAGGGTCTGCTTTGTGACATACCCCCGcccttccccaacttgctttctcATAGACCACCCCTGCTGGTGTTCCCACCGGCCCCAGTACACTGCTCTCCCAATTCCGATGAGTCTCCACTGACCCCTCTGGAGGTCACAAAGCTTCCTGTGTTGGAAAACGTGTCTTACATGAAACAGCCACCTGGAGCATGTCCATCCTCACTGCCatctcatggctccagccatgcTAAAGACCAGACAGGAGCCTTGGGTCCTGCTCCTGGAGCAtccattctctcttcttcccctccacCTCCATCCACTTTGTACAGAACCCAGTCTCCCCATGGCTATCCAAAAAGTCACtccacctccccatcccctgtAAGCATGGGGAGGTCCCTGACGCCCTTGAGTCTCAAGAGGCCTCCCCCTTATGATGCTGTGCATTCTGGCAGCCTCTCAAGGAGTTCTTCCTCAGTGCCTCACACGACCCCAAGACCCGTGTCACAGGATGGGGCCAAGATGGTCAATGCTGCGGTGAATACATACAGCGCTGCGCAGAGTGGGTCCAGGTCCAGGACACCCaccagtcctttggaagagctcaCCAGCCTCTTTACCTCAGGGCGGAGCCTGCTGCGGAAGTCATCCAGCGGCCGAAGGTCCAAAGAGCCAGCAGAGAGTAAGTTGAGCAATCTAGTCTGGTACAGGTCTCAAAACCAAAGCAAGGCCCCTTATACACACGCAAAGCTCAGGAAACTTGCTTCTGAGTCCTTTGGTTCCAATGTGAAACTGAGAAGACATTTTTAAGTTCTGGGCATGCTAAAAGACATAGTGTGCTCTCACTGGGAACTAGCTACAAAGATTAAAAATGGCAGCCTACCCAGTTCTAGGACATCCTatccctccccagcccccacaaaAGATGTGACTATTTTAAGGCTAAAATTGAAAATTTTACAATGGCCACAAAAAGATTAATGGAGAATAGCATAAGATTTTTAGGTAAACAGTCTGATTTGGAGAAACCTAAACAATCACACCTAGAACTACTCAAAGTCAAAACTTAACCTTCTATAGTAAAATTGTTACACGTATACTGTGTCAGGAAATCTTGCAGCAAAGAAAGCCAACTGGGCAAAGTTTGGGATTTCTTGCCCTTTAATATAAGTTTTACGTTAGTATTAATATATTTCTTATAAGGAATAGCTCTGTCTTCATACTTCATATTATCACAGACTTTCCTTCACTGTCAACTAGAATAGATTTATGAGTTCTCTACCACACACCAtggcagggtctggagagatggctcagcagctaagaataCTTGCATATTGTATGGTTCAATATACACATGGACAGAtatacaacacatatacacatataccatcACCACCAGGACAACTACCAtaccatataccacacacatgcgcATACACACAAAGGAATCTCTAAGCTCCTTAAAAATGTCTTATGTTTAGGATACACTTCTGGGATCCACTGTTGTGTACAGTATATAAAATCATTAGTGTGTAAAAACTGTCACCACAGGTGAGTTTTAAAGACCACAAAATTTCAGTCTCTGGGTGCCCAGCACATTCATGAGCCCAACATGGGTGACACCGCAAGTCTATAGAAAGTCCCATgcagaagagaggctccttggtcttgcaaactttatatgccccaatacaggggaaagccagagccaagatatgggagtaggtgggtagggaagcaaggcgcggggagggtataggggactttcgggatagtatttgaaatgtaaatgaagaaaatatctaataaaaaattgaaaaaaataaaaaaataaagaagagctgatgattgggcagataaaagggaaggtgaggagagggaagaaggagaaaatggaagaaggagaggacacagaggaggaggaagaagaagaaaagcagagcagaagcacatggcctggagaatccACAAGTtgtaaggggtctcatagatgtgaaaGACAATAGTGTAggagtagatctgcccaatctaggcgcacagcatgtattcacatttaaaaaaaaaaaaaaaagaatgtcccaTGTAGATCCAAGTCAATAATGTTTTCATGCCCAGATCATTCAATCACAGTaggttttgttctgttgttttgacTTAAAATGCATTGGGCACCTCAACTGATTTAATCAAGATATGTCAGATGAGTCCACCAAGCAATTGAGTTATCTATTTATACGATTCTACTAGTTATATGAGGATGACAAGAAGTCCCCAACTCTTTCAATGCTGAAGATGACATAGTATCCACAAATAAGCTATAGCCACTAGTAGTTATAAGTGACATTTTTTGCTTTCATCCCCTTTACCTGGAAAGATATACAAatgcattaattaataaaatgattcctgCCCACATCCTTTTATATAATAATCTTAAAGCAGTAGTTTGTAATGCTCCAGACATGCTTGCCTTACATCTATACTTATATGAACACatgcaattattttaaaattatttcaagaaTTGAATTAAAAATCAGGGGGATTCTATATTTCATCTTAGATACACAAAACCAcaactatgtatatatgtaacctTAACATCTCAAATAACACACAAATCCACACACTCACAATGCTTAGGAGCAATCTGTTGATAGAGCATTCGTCTGAATTTAGACAGTTTTTGCCTGCAGGGATATTTGACAATGTTAGTGTCTGGTGAAAATGTTGGTTGATCCTAGAATGTTGCTCTGTTTACAACACAGAAGCTGGGGTCTTAGAGAGTATTAGACAGTACGCACCAAAAGGTAGATTCATACCCAGTAATGTATTTAGACtaaaacaggaaaacatgaaGAAGTGCTTTACTGTAAAATATAAAGTTCTTCTGTGAGAGTATCAAGAGGTTCACGGAGGATTGGCAAAACTACTgggctttctccctacctatcagCTTCCCGGAGCATCCGTAACACCTCCAGCTGGCAGCTGGGCCAATTAGCTAGAAAAACTGTGCAAGAGAGACAATTAACTAATGAAGTTATTTCAGGAGAAAAAATTCTATCTGTTAATATCATTCCATGTGTGGTGTATCAGAGGCAGCACTATCTGATTTTGAAAGGACCTTGCATACTTCAACagcaatgtgtgtgcatgttcgaGTGGCCCAGAGTCCTTTGCAGCCTTTGGGAGCCAAGTGCTGGGTTCCTTTCCCGTAACCCTTCACTGTGTTTCAACCCTTCAGGGAGTCATGCTCTGAGTTTAACTGGCCTTGACAATTTTCATTCTACATAAATGGAAGGCAAGTAAAATAAGGAGTAGGAACAAAtaatcaaaattttaattttctttgactttaaaggaaactagaaaaaaatattacttgATGATCAAGAAAAAAACCATTAGTGCTCTTAGAAACATTAGGTGGTGAACAAGAACCAAAAATGTTAGTAAATAGAAACTAGTTGGTAACTGTCTCTGCATTACCTCCAGGGACCTCTTCTCTCCTTTACCCAAGCCTGACAGGTTTGCAGGTACCTGCTGATGTCAAAAGGACAGAACGAGGGACACAAAGTAGTGAAAGGTTCGTGACCTGGGTATACggtttttataaaataatattccaggattattttccattttaggGATAAATTAAGATTGctatcttccttcttttcccctttgctcatttgaaaagtaattttaaatcatttactctaaaaaaaattatggttttggttttatcagttaaagaaagaaatgtaaaatattttcttcatttacatttccaatgctatccctaaagtccccccaattaaaataaacaaataagtaaacaaataaaaataaataatgctaCATGAATacaactaaaaaaaagaaaaaaaaagagaaaaaaaaaagaaatgtcctcCATAGACTTACATATTTGAATGCACTTGGTGCATAGTTGGTGGCCACGTTTGGGAAGATTATTGGACCTTAAGGagatggagccttgctggagaaagtacaTCACTAGAGATGGGCTTTGGGGGTTTATAGCCTTGactcacttcctgttctctctcaccATTTTCTTAATACAGATGATAATGTGACTTCTGTGATCCCAGGTTCTTCAACAATGCTGTAACTTTCCCTTCAGAACCATAgactgaataaactctttcttaagaaaaaaaatgtaaaatagaa is part of the Mus musculus strain C57BL/6J chromosome 1, GRCm38.p6 C57BL/6J genome and encodes:
- the Nyap2 gene encoding neuronal tyrosine-phosphorylated phosphoinositide-3-kinase adapter 2 isoform X5 translates to MIPSKMMSANPEEDPLDTFFQYIEDMGMKAYDGLVIQNASDIARENDRLRNETNLAYLKEKNEKRRRQEETIKRIGGEVGRGQDASYAGKHFRMGFMTMPAPQDRLPHPCSSGFTVRSQSLHSVGGTEDDSSCGSRRQPPPKPKRDPSTKLSTSSETVNSTAASKSGRSLERAEVSAKPRPHSDEYSKKIPPPKPKRNPNTQLSTSFDETYIKKHVPRRTSLPRDSSLSQVCSPAADPEEEEPVYIEMVGNILRDFRKEEDDQSEAVYEEMKYPIFDDLGHDSKCDFDHHSCSSQCATPTVPDLDFVKSSGPCTPKGLLCDIPPPFPNLLSHRPPLLVFPPAPVHCSPNSDESPLTPLEVTKLPVLENVSYMKQPPGACPSSLPSHGSSHAKDQTGALGPAPGASILSSSPPPPSTLYRTQSPHGYPKSHSTSPSPVSMGRSLTPLSLKRPPPYDAVHSGSLSRSSSSVPHTTPRPVSQDGAKMVNAAVNTYSAAQSGSRSRTPTSPLEELTSLFTSGRSLLRKSSSGRRSKEPAEKSTEELKVRSHSTEPLPKLDSKERGHYGSSSSREPVKAQEWDGTPGPPVVTSRMGRCSVSPTLLAGNHSSEPKVSCKLGRSASTSGVPPPSVTPLRQASDLQQSQVFDNLRKMD
- the Nyap2 gene encoding neuronal tyrosine-phosphorylated phosphoinositide-3-kinase adapter 2 isoform X4; this translates as MIPSKMMSANPEEDPLDTFFQYIEDMGMKAYDGLVIQNASDIARENDRLRNETNLAYLKEKNEKRRRQEETIKRIGGEVGRGQDASYAGKHFRMGFMTMPAPQDRLPHPCSSGFTVRSQSLHSVGGTEDDSSCGSRRQPPPKPKRDPSTKLSTSSETVNSTAASKSGRSLERAEGKFTVPASHSPPRASTSGHLFPSPGSQERNIKVSAKPRPHSDEYSKKIPPPKPKRNPNTQLSTSFDETYIKKHVPRRTSLPRDSSLSQVCSPAADPEEEEPVYIEMVGNILRDFRKEEDDQSEAVYEEMKYPIFDDLGHDSKCDFDHHSCSSQCATPTVPDLDFVKSSGPCTPKGLLCDIPPPFPNLLSHRPPLLVFPPAPVHCSPNSDESPLTPLEVTKLPVLENVSYMKQPPGACPSSLPSHGSSHAKDQTGALGPAPGASILSSSPPPPSTLYRTQSPHGYPKSHSTSPSPVSMGRSLTPLSLKRPPPYDAVHSGSLSRSSSSVPHTTPRPVSQDGAKMVNAAVNTYSAAQSGSRSRTPTSPLEELTSLFTSGRSLLRKSSSGRRSKEPAEKSTEELKVRSHSTEPLPKLDSKERGHYGSSSSREPVKAQEWDGTPGPPVVTSRMGRCSVSPTLLAGNHSSEPKVSCKLGRSASTSGVPPPSVTPLRQASDLQQSQVFDNLRKMD
- the Nyap2 gene encoding neuronal tyrosine-phosphorylated phosphoinositide-3-kinase adapter 2 isoform 2 (isoform 2 is encoded by transcript variant 2), with amino-acid sequence MIPSKMMSANPEEDPLDTFFQYIEDMGMKAYDGLVIQNASDIARENDRLRNETNLAYLKEKNEKRRRQEETIKRIGGEVGRGQDASYAGKHFRMGFMTMPAPQDRLPHPCSSGFTVRSQSLHSVGGTEDDSSCGSRRQPPPKPKRDPSTKLSTSSETVNSTAASKSGRSLERAEGKFTVPASHSPPRASTSGHLFPSPGSQERNIKVSAKPRPHSDEYSKKIPPPKPKRNPNTQLSTSFDETYIKKHVPRRTSLPRDSSLSQVCSPAADPEEEEPVYIEMVGNILRDFRKEEDDQSEAVYEEMKYPIFDDLGHDSKCDFDHHSCSSQCATPTVPDLDFVKSSGPCTPKGLLCDIPPPFPNLLSHRPPLLVFPPAPVHCSPNSDESPLTPLEVTKLPVLENVSYMKQPPGACPSSLPSHGSSHAKDQTGALGPAPGASILSSSPPPPSTLYRTQSPHGYPKSHSTSPSPVSMGRSLTPLSLKRPPPYDAVHSGSLSRSSSSVPHTTPRPVSQDGAKMVNAAVNTYSAAQSGSRSRTPTSPLEELTSLFTSGRSLLRKSSSGRRSKEPAEKSTEELKVRSHSTEPLPKLDSKERGHYGSSSSREPVKAQEWDGTPGPPVVTSRMGRCSVSPTLLAGNHSSEPKVSCKLGRSASTSGVPPPSVTPLRQASDLQQSQVPSSLANRD
- the Nyap2 gene encoding neuronal tyrosine-phosphorylated phosphoinositide-3-kinase adapter 2 isoform 3 (isoform 3 is encoded by transcript variant 4), with protein sequence MIPSKMMSANPEEDPLDTFFQYIEDMGMKAYDGLVIQNASDIARENDRLRNETNLAYLKEKNEKRRRQEETIKRIGGEVGRGQDASYAGKHFRMGFMTMPAPQDRLPHPCSSGFTVRSQSLHSVGGTEDDSSCGSRRQPPPKPKRDPSTKLSTSSETVNSTAASKSGRSLERAEVSAKPRPHSDEYSKKIPPPKPKRNPNTQLSTSFDETYIKKHVPRRTSLPRDSSLSQVCSPAADPEEEEPVYIEMVGNILRDFRKEEDDQSEAVYEEMKYPIFDDLGHDSKCDFDHHSCSSQCATPTVPDLDFVKSSGPCTPKGLLCDIPPPFPNLLSHRPPLLVFPPAPVHCSPNSDESPLTPLEVTKLPVLENVSYMKQPPGACPSSLPSHGSSHAKDQTGALGPAPGASILSSSPPPPSTLYRTQSPHGYPKSHSTSPSPVSMGRSLTPLSLKRPPPYDAVHSGSLSRSSSSVPHTTPRPVSQDGAKMVNAAVNTYSAAQSGSRSRTPTSPLEELTSLFTSGRSLLRKSSSGRRSKEPAEKSTEELKVRSHSTEPLPKLDSKERGHYGSSSSREPVKAQEWDGTPGPPVVTSRMGRCSVSPTLLAGNHSSEPKVSCKLGRSASTSGVPPPSVTPLRQASDLQQSQVPSSLANRD
- the Nyap2 gene encoding neuronal tyrosine-phosphorylated phosphoinositide-3-kinase adapter 2 isoform X6; this encodes MVGNILRDFRKEEDDQSEAVYEEMKYPIFDDLGHDSKCDFDHHSCSSQCATPTVPDLDFVKSSGPCTPKGLLCDIPPPFPNLLSHRPPLLVFPPAPVHCSPNSDESPLTPLEVTKLPVLENVSYMKQPPGACPSSLPSHGSSHAKDQTGALGPAPGASILSSSPPPPSTLYRTQSPHGYPKSHSTSPSPVSMGRSLTPLSLKRPPPYDAVHSGSLSRSSSSVPHTTPRPVSQDGAKMVNAAVNTYSAAQSGSRSRTPTSPLEELTSLFTSGRSLLRKSSSGRRSKEPAEKSTEELKVRSHSTEPLPKLDSKERGHYGSSSSREPVKAQEWDGTPGPPVVTSRMGRCSVSPTLLAGNHSSEPKVSCKLGRSASTSGVPPPSVTPLRQASDLQQSQVACMQWFHGDHTMLEMIEKKRCLCKEIKARQKTEKGLCKQDSMPILPSWKKNAGAKKYSPPPYSKQQTVFWDTAI